In Natrinema amylolyticum, the following are encoded in one genomic region:
- a CDS encoding PAS domain S-box protein, with protein MAAASTMGDEFLQKVALSAADGLLSLDVEGQIVFANPAVHDLLGYEPTELIDRSFDRLLSEKRAVPFEDLSDQTNEEATRSPIETTLRHADGYGVPVSIEVETTEYSQRQYVILTLHDISERMGKEEAVRAAENRFQNILEHSNDAILIFDPKAGGFKEVNGHACELLGYSRDELLDLDPSEIHPQEQELFHSITEEVLEDGNGRTDELRCYTADGEVLPAEITMSVIEFGDQPHILVSIRDVSERREREQQLQNDRDRLAALFENTNDPIIEVELEDDIPTILTVNPAFEEVFGYDAEEVRDRSLKNVLVPEQAEEPLSHETIVHRVFEEEEDVETEVTRRTVGGSRDFLLRAVPIPDDDETGRAYGIYTDITEQKEYARQLRAVNEACQQLVITETKDDIADIVVETIEQVLDRPLSSVWSYEPDEEVLRAIAGSEKARSVAEANDDSGTLTPIQDGTVEMEVFREGEARLIDDYGTVEKAAHPEMPLDARLVKPLGEHGLLAVGAATGDDFDPAIRDLFGVVAQCAEAAFDRLEREQMAQLQSTAMHAAMDGMAILDNEMRYMYVNDAYATMHGYDDSTELLGKTWDHLYDESAINRLNESILPAVWNQGNWRGEVTGRRANGTTYPQELSVTTLDGTGLICVIRDIAERKEREQQLESLNQVAGELMQSNDRETITRAGTDAVKRILGFQVACVRLFDHETNSLEIAALTDDARELLESRTAYDLEATQAGRALRREETVLNERSDTDHDDSESKYTALHTPIGAYGTLSVVADFEDAFDDHDIQMAELLSVTIERAIAQAERNRLLRNRTDELRQQRDQLETLDQINTLIQAIGTQLDEAATRDDLERMICEQLVDSELFQSAWIGGLDVPDDRIVLHASAGIDERYREVLNRMPLSMLGEGTVQQAIETGDAEIIRQYSVSNSETEGDSGERTETFEAIATVPLGYGERTYGVLVVTTTREDVFSENTIAGFEALGKMTGFGINATKNRELLLSDEIVELEFKVADPEVFYIRLTDELDCRCLLTSSVPLPDEKSINYHLIENADPESVLELAEESEMIEAAEINSERDDGFVLQTTTARSVVTLSMEMSATLQSAVSENGQATLVFEVPSSASVRKMAESLQSMFTDVDLVAKRELERSVQTASTFHDTVEAELTEKQQATLEAAYAAGYYDWPREVTAEQLADTMGVSSSTLHQHLRTGERKLLSVFFEDKSSRAELQ; from the coding sequence ATGGCTGCTGCGTCCACGATGGGGGATGAGTTCCTACAGAAAGTGGCACTTTCAGCCGCTGACGGACTCCTCTCTCTCGATGTGGAGGGTCAAATAGTATTCGCAAATCCGGCCGTTCACGACCTCCTGGGGTACGAACCGACGGAGTTGATCGATCGTTCGTTCGACCGACTTCTCTCGGAAAAACGAGCGGTACCGTTCGAAGACCTCTCCGATCAAACGAACGAGGAAGCAACCCGCTCTCCCATCGAAACGACACTCCGCCATGCCGACGGCTACGGAGTTCCCGTCTCGATAGAAGTCGAGACGACGGAATACAGTCAGCGTCAGTACGTCATATTAACTCTCCATGACATATCAGAAAGGATGGGGAAAGAAGAAGCAGTACGAGCTGCCGAAAATCGTTTCCAGAACATCCTAGAACACTCCAACGACGCGATACTGATCTTTGATCCGAAGGCTGGTGGTTTCAAAGAAGTGAACGGTCATGCTTGCGAGTTACTCGGCTATTCACGCGATGAATTGCTGGATCTCGATCCGTCAGAGATTCATCCGCAGGAACAGGAATTATTTCACTCGATTACAGAGGAGGTACTCGAAGACGGCAACGGCCGGACTGACGAACTCCGTTGCTACACCGCTGACGGAGAGGTCCTCCCTGCAGAGATCACTATGTCGGTGATCGAATTCGGTGATCAGCCACATATCCTCGTAAGCATCCGGGACGTCTCTGAACGCAGAGAACGTGAACAGCAACTCCAGAACGATCGAGATCGATTGGCGGCACTGTTCGAAAACACGAACGATCCGATCATTGAGGTAGAGTTAGAGGATGATATTCCGACTATCCTGACAGTCAACCCGGCATTCGAAGAAGTGTTCGGATACGACGCGGAGGAGGTCCGTGATCGGTCCCTCAAGAACGTTCTCGTTCCTGAACAGGCGGAAGAGCCCCTCTCCCACGAGACGATTGTCCACCGCGTCTTCGAAGAGGAGGAAGACGTCGAGACGGAAGTTACACGCCGAACCGTTGGTGGGTCACGGGATTTCTTGTTACGCGCCGTCCCGATCCCCGATGACGACGAGACGGGAAGAGCGTACGGCATCTACACGGATATCACCGAGCAAAAGGAATACGCTCGACAGCTCCGAGCCGTCAACGAGGCGTGTCAGCAGTTGGTAATCACGGAAACCAAGGACGACATCGCCGACATCGTCGTCGAGACTATCGAACAGGTGCTTGATCGTCCGCTTAGCAGCGTCTGGTCATACGAACCCGACGAGGAAGTGCTTCGGGCGATAGCAGGGAGCGAGAAAGCACGATCGGTAGCCGAAGCGAACGACGACTCTGGAACGCTGACACCGATACAAGACGGTACTGTCGAGATGGAGGTCTTCCGCGAAGGGGAGGCACGGCTTATCGACGACTATGGAACGGTAGAGAAAGCAGCACACCCGGAGATGCCGCTCGATGCGCGTCTGGTCAAACCGTTAGGCGAGCACGGCCTATTAGCCGTCGGCGCAGCAACTGGCGATGACTTCGATCCCGCGATCCGGGATCTGTTCGGCGTCGTGGCGCAGTGTGCAGAGGCCGCATTCGATCGTCTCGAACGCGAACAGATGGCTCAGTTACAGTCAACAGCGATGCACGCTGCGATGGACGGAATGGCGATTCTCGACAATGAGATGAGATACATGTACGTCAACGACGCCTACGCTACCATGCACGGGTACGATGACTCTACTGAGCTGCTCGGAAAAACGTGGGATCATCTATACGACGAGAGCGCGATCAACCGGCTGAACGAGAGTATTCTTCCCGCGGTCTGGAATCAAGGGAACTGGCGAGGAGAGGTCACTGGAAGGCGAGCTAACGGGACGACGTATCCCCAAGAACTCTCGGTGACTACTCTCGACGGAACTGGGCTGATCTGTGTCATTCGAGACATCGCTGAGCGGAAGGAACGGGAACAACAACTCGAATCGCTGAATCAGGTCGCAGGCGAACTCATGCAGAGTAACGATCGCGAGACGATTACTCGAGCGGGGACCGATGCAGTGAAGCGGATCCTCGGATTTCAGGTCGCATGTGTTCGGCTGTTCGATCACGAAACGAATAGCCTCGAAATCGCCGCGCTGACGGACGACGCACGGGAACTGCTGGAATCACGTACGGCATACGATCTGGAAGCAACACAGGCCGGTCGCGCACTGCGGCGGGAGGAGACGGTACTCAACGAACGGTCGGACACGGATCACGACGACTCGGAATCGAAGTACACGGCCCTTCACACACCTATCGGAGCGTATGGCACTCTCAGTGTCGTTGCCGACTTCGAGGACGCGTTCGACGATCACGACATCCAGATGGCAGAGTTACTCTCGGTAACAATCGAGAGGGCGATTGCCCAGGCGGAACGGAATCGGCTGCTCCGAAACCGCACCGACGAACTGCGGCAGCAACGAGACCAGCTCGAAACGTTGGATCAAATTAACACACTCATTCAGGCGATCGGAACGCAACTCGATGAAGCAGCAACTCGCGATGATCTCGAACGAATGATCTGTGAGCAACTTGTCGATTCGGAACTGTTCCAGAGTGCGTGGATAGGCGGGCTCGATGTCCCTGACGATCGTATCGTTCTTCACGCGAGTGCTGGTATCGATGAGCGGTATCGAGAGGTGCTCAACAGAATGCCACTTTCGATGCTCGGTGAGGGAACGGTACAACAGGCAATCGAAACCGGCGATGCCGAAATCATCCGACAATATTCTGTCAGTAACTCCGAAACAGAAGGTGACTCCGGGGAGCGAACCGAGACGTTCGAAGCGATCGCAACGGTCCCCCTCGGATACGGTGAACGGACATACGGCGTCCTCGTCGTGACGACCACACGCGAGGACGTATTCAGCGAGAATACGATCGCAGGTTTCGAAGCTCTCGGGAAGATGACTGGCTTCGGTATCAATGCCACCAAAAATCGGGAACTACTGTTGTCGGACGAGATCGTCGAGTTGGAGTTCAAAGTCGCCGATCCAGAGGTGTTCTACATCCGACTCACTGACGAACTCGACTGTCGCTGTCTACTCACCAGTTCGGTTCCGCTCCCGGACGAGAAATCCATCAATTATCACCTGATCGAAAACGCAGACCCCGAGTCGGTCCTCGAGTTGGCCGAAGAGTCGGAAATGATCGAAGCGGCGGAGATCAATTCCGAGCGAGACGACGGATTCGTACTTCAGACCACGACAGCGCGGTCAGTAGTTACCCTCTCCATGGAGATGAGTGCCACTCTCCAGTCGGCCGTCTCGGAAAACGGGCAAGCGACCCTGGTTTTTGAGGTCCCATCGAGCGCTAGCGTTCGTAAAATGGCCGAGTCCTTGCAATCGATGTTCACAGATGTCGACCTGGTAGCCAAGCGAGAGCTCGAACGCTCCGTACAGACGGCTAGTACCTTTCACGATACCGTCGAGGCAGAGCTCACCGAGAAACAGCAGGCGACGCTCGAAGCAGCCTACGCTGCCGGGTACTACGACTGGCCACGCGAAGTCACTGCAGAACAGCTCGCTGACACAATGGGAGTTTCCTCTTCAACGCTTCACCAGCACCTCCGCACGGGAGAACGCAAACTCCTCTCAGTCTTCTTCGAAGACAAAAGCAGCCGAGCCGAACTGCAGTGA
- a CDS encoding DUF7576 family protein: protein MQVVNSGTCLAVERSHGTNVSDGESRFEPRNIVRYATHRARREPRVTRESQGVTARLFEQARSLIPMITRTTRKIMNDGDQNVANESVEKCARCGERIDVNKWHTATMRQLDEGEIRIHSFCSESCRDNWEG, encoded by the coding sequence ATGCAAGTCGTGAATTCCGGCACGTGTCTGGCGGTTGAACGGTCGCACGGAACGAACGTGTCGGACGGCGAATCACGATTCGAACCGCGAAACATCGTTCGATATGCAACACATCGTGCGCGACGGGAGCCGCGTGTGACCCGTGAAAGTCAGGGAGTAACAGCCCGTCTCTTCGAACAGGCCCGGAGCCTGATACCTATGATAACCCGTACAACGAGGAAAATCATGAACGATGGTGATCAGAATGTTGCGAACGAGTCCGTAGAGAAATGCGCGCGCTGCGGCGAACGTATCGACGTGAACAAGTGGCATACTGCGACGATGAGACAGTTAGACGAGGGAGAGATACGAATACACTCCTTCTGCAGCGAGAGCTGTCGCGATAACTGGGAGGGGTGA
- a CDS encoding helix-turn-helix transcriptional regulator, translated as MTTDTGLDTDEALDTILRRASVIECLIDGPKYNRDIRDELDISRSTAYKAVSELEEQDIARRCDEGYELTVLGQLLFDQYRQFHGRVEDICRPGRLLAVLPRGTEIPFVFLDGAAVSISKKHAPNQPVHEIERVIDEASTVKGTGPVVLPSYVELFSDQIVSGELEAELVFERPVFDHLRTNYEEDFSAAFESDNLSVWVTDAELPFALLVIESPSQKAAIIIYDSSGDIKGAILNDTEQAYTWGGKQWERYRNSGVTPPTETDE; from the coding sequence ATGACCACAGACACGGGGCTTGATACGGACGAGGCACTCGACACGATCTTGCGTCGAGCGTCGGTGATCGAATGCCTGATCGATGGTCCGAAGTATAATCGGGACATCCGCGACGAACTCGACATCTCCCGGTCGACCGCTTACAAGGCAGTCTCCGAACTCGAAGAACAGGACATCGCTCGACGCTGTGACGAGGGGTACGAACTGACCGTACTGGGACAGCTCCTGTTCGATCAATATCGCCAGTTCCACGGTCGTGTCGAAGACATCTGCCGTCCCGGTCGGTTGCTCGCTGTGCTCCCTCGAGGGACCGAGATCCCGTTCGTGTTCCTCGACGGTGCTGCGGTCTCCATCTCGAAAAAACACGCTCCGAATCAACCGGTTCACGAAATCGAACGGGTCATCGACGAGGCGTCGACGGTGAAAGGAACCGGGCCAGTCGTGCTGCCGAGCTACGTCGAACTCTTCTCCGATCAAATCGTTTCCGGAGAACTCGAGGCCGAACTCGTGTTCGAGCGGCCGGTGTTCGATCATCTGCGGACCAACTACGAGGAGGATTTCAGTGCGGCGTTCGAGAGCGATAACCTCAGTGTCTGGGTGACCGATGCAGAACTCCCGTTTGCGCTCCTCGTTATCGAAAGTCCATCACAGAAGGCCGCGATCATTATCTATGATAGCAGCGGAGACATCAAGGGCGCTATTTTGAACGATACCGAACAGGCGTACACCTGGGGAGGGAAACAGTGGGAGCGGTATCGGAACAGCGGAGTCACACCCCCGACGGAGACGGACGAGTAA
- a CDS encoding winged helix-turn-helix transcriptional regulator — MAERKESGTLSIHGSTQIQNELTSLAGVLGRKWNLVIIDRLLRNGPLGFSDLLNDIDGISSKVLSESLDDLEESGFVDRNIVNERPVRVEYSLTHRAVAIEPLIEKVREGTLSTA; from the coding sequence ATGGCAGAGCGGAAAGAGTCAGGTACTCTGTCGATACACGGATCAACGCAGATACAGAACGAGCTCACATCGCTCGCGGGCGTTCTCGGTCGAAAATGGAATCTAGTCATAATCGACCGATTGCTCAGAAACGGCCCCCTCGGCTTTAGCGATCTGTTAAACGATATCGATGGTATTTCGAGTAAGGTGCTTTCCGAAAGCCTCGATGATCTGGAGGAGAGCGGATTCGTTGACCGCAATATCGTCAACGAACGTCCGGTTCGCGTCGAATACTCACTGACTCACCGTGCGGTCGCGATTGAACCGCTCATCGAGAAGGTACGCGAGGGCACACTCAGTACTGCCTGA
- a CDS encoding DUF7282 domain-containing protein produces the protein MVAGAAATASVDEQTDVSDDVFDESAAEKLDTKDDRTETKDDENESQPAIVTFEEQATVGEQVVVQEVTMASGGFVTIHDRSLLEGNVVGSVVGTSDFLERGPQEDVEVSLDEPITDDRTLIAMPHRDTNDNQQYDFVETDGQWDIPYRTPDGQPVTDAATVTVSEEDPVAEGPGEEMPTDAEDRPRVVTVEDATIENLTVENASVFVLVVSEDIAAEEPAEIEEEAEEEPTEENVTEGPVEIEQEPAEENVTEEPVEIEEEPAEIEPPEPPAGPVGPEEEAEDEDNVTAEPDEEEIAVDDGEAEDEETETVQAAINFENQTTDGETVEVERTTLPDSGFVAIYDSGLLEGNIGTSFVGVSEFLEEGASENVEVESEEPLADDETLIAVTHRDTNENQRFDLLETEGEEDSPYLTSDGEPVTDDALVTVAADDENGDVATSDGDTSSTVIEVSG, from the coding sequence ATGGTTGCAGGAGCAGCCGCTACTGCAAGCGTCGACGAGCAGACGGACGTCAGTGACGACGTGTTCGACGAATCGGCTGCAGAGAAACTGGATACGAAGGATGACCGAACGGAGACAAAGGACGATGAGAACGAATCACAACCGGCAATCGTGACTTTCGAAGAGCAGGCGACCGTCGGTGAACAGGTCGTCGTTCAGGAAGTCACTATGGCCAGTGGTGGCTTCGTGACGATTCACGACAGGAGTCTGCTCGAAGGGAACGTCGTCGGGAGTGTCGTCGGTACCTCGGACTTCCTCGAGAGAGGACCACAAGAGGATGTCGAAGTGTCCCTCGATGAACCGATCACGGACGACAGAACTCTGATCGCGATGCCACACCGCGACACGAACGACAACCAGCAGTACGACTTCGTCGAGACTGACGGTCAATGGGACATTCCGTACCGGACACCCGACGGCCAACCGGTGACTGACGCTGCTACCGTTACCGTCAGTGAAGAAGACCCAGTCGCCGAAGGTCCAGGTGAAGAAATGCCGACCGATGCTGAGGACCGGCCGAGAGTCGTTACTGTCGAAGATGCCACTATCGAAAACCTGACTGTCGAGAACGCGAGTGTTTTCGTTCTTGTCGTCAGTGAGGATATCGCCGCTGAGGAACCTGCCGAGATCGAAGAAGAAGCAGAGGAAGAACCGACCGAGGAGAACGTGACCGAGGGACCCGTTGAAATCGAGCAAGAACCGGCCGAGGAGAACGTGACCGAGGAACCTGTTGAAATCGAAGAAGAACCCGCTGAAATCGAACCGCCCGAGCCGCCGGCTGGACCGGTTGGGCCTGAAGAAGAGGCCGAGGACGAGGACAACGTCACAGCGGAACCAGATGAAGAAGAAATTGCGGTCGATGACGGAGAGGCCGAAGACGAAGAGACTGAGACAGTACAGGCCGCCATCAACTTCGAAAACCAGACGACTGACGGCGAGACGGTCGAAGTGGAACGCACGACGCTTCCCGATAGCGGATTCGTGGCAATATACGATAGCGGCCTGCTCGAAGGGAACATTGGAACGAGCTTCGTCGGAGTCTCGGAATTTCTCGAAGAGGGAGCATCTGAGAACGTCGAGGTCGAATCCGAGGAACCGCTCGCGGACGACGAAACCCTGATCGCAGTCACTCACCGTGATACGAACGAGAACCAACGGTTCGACTTGCTCGAAACCGAAGGCGAAGAGGACAGTCCGTACCTCACGTCCGACGGTGAACCGGTTACCGACGACGCGCTCGTCACCGTTGCGGCCGACGACGAGAACGGCGATGTCGCTACCAGCGACGGCGATACTTCCTCGACGGTAATCGAAGTCAGCGGATAA
- a CDS encoding transcription factor S produces MQFCDDCGSMMKARGDRMVCTNDGCGASNERDREQEDAFVTTESQTDGDVIESSEEANFEGKPKATDVICDECGAEEAWYTLKQTASADEPPTRFFKCTDCGKRWREYN; encoded by the coding sequence ATGCAATTCTGTGACGACTGCGGTTCGATGATGAAAGCGCGGGGCGATCGCATGGTCTGTACGAACGACGGCTGTGGGGCCTCGAACGAGCGAGACCGCGAGCAGGAAGACGCCTTCGTTACGACGGAGTCCCAGACCGACGGTGATGTAATCGAGTCCAGCGAGGAGGCGAACTTCGAGGGCAAACCGAAGGCGACGGACGTCATCTGCGACGAGTGCGGTGCCGAGGAAGCGTGGTATACCCTCAAACAGACCGCCTCGGCCGACGAACCGCCGACGAGATTCTTTAAGTGTACGGACTGTGGGAAGAGATGGAGAGAGTATAACTAA
- a CDS encoding RAD55 family ATPase — protein sequence MERMPLGISRLDRMIGGGAPAGSVVLLAGESGAGAREFCYTSAAMNGLVDTDPELFDLYYGDLESDVTVPEMVHYVSFTDERRAVVDEMAFVMDDDLVDAGMDDVRFVEFAEEYFQLTPVPTDWYADGMADITELGSHNERTDVLEALGEYLTEHATGNLVVIDSVTDLVAAADDRLGWSDLTVLLKGLKRASHRWGGVILLLVNSELLGPTELGRLKEATDGTLLFEWESGGSERARTLVVEQFRGVLSRLEDEDIVRFETEIHDGGFDISNVRKIR from the coding sequence ATGGAGCGGATGCCGCTCGGAATCTCGCGGCTCGACCGGATGATCGGCGGCGGCGCACCCGCCGGGAGCGTCGTCCTCCTCGCAGGCGAATCCGGTGCGGGCGCACGCGAGTTCTGCTATACGAGCGCCGCCATGAACGGTCTCGTCGATACCGACCCCGAGCTGTTCGACCTCTACTACGGCGACCTCGAGTCGGACGTGACGGTCCCCGAGATGGTCCACTACGTCTCGTTTACGGATGAACGACGCGCCGTGGTCGACGAGATGGCGTTCGTCATGGACGACGACCTCGTCGATGCCGGGATGGACGACGTTCGGTTCGTCGAGTTCGCCGAGGAGTACTTCCAGCTGACACCGGTTCCGACGGACTGGTACGCCGACGGCATGGCCGACATCACCGAACTCGGGAGTCACAACGAGCGCACCGACGTCCTCGAGGCGCTGGGGGAGTACCTGACCGAGCACGCGACGGGGAACCTCGTCGTGATCGACTCGGTGACGGATCTGGTCGCAGCGGCCGACGACCGGCTCGGTTGGTCGGACTTAACCGTCCTACTGAAGGGGCTCAAGCGCGCGTCTCACCGCTGGGGCGGCGTGATCCTCCTGCTGGTCAACTCCGAACTGCTCGGGCCGACTGAGCTGGGGCGGCTCAAGGAGGCCACCGACGGGACTCTGCTGTTCGAGTGGGAGAGCGGCGGCTCGGAGCGCGCCCGCACGCTGGTCGTCGAACAGTTCCGCGGCGTGCTCTCCCGGCTCGAGGACGAGGATATCGTCCGGTTCGAGACCGAGATCCACGACGGCGGCTTCGATATCAGTAACGTGCGCAAGATTCGCTGA
- a CDS encoding beta-ribofuranosylaminobenzene 5'-phosphate synthase family protein, whose translation MATVSAGARLHVGFQNLSLARERLYGGIGIGLAEPRVTVTAEPAESVDAADRLVREYADRATDILDVSGVAVSIEERLPRHVGLGSGTQLALAVLTATARAHGLEPRIRDRAPAMGRGGRSGVGVATFEDGGFVVDAGHPTNRFTTEPPAEGDWTVPPVVARHDLPPEWRFLVVVPDAEPGRSGDDEDASMRAVVERADPAIADELAGVVTRKLLPAAAAGRLEPFGEAVAEIGRKNGAWYADAQGGVFRPPAGELVEALEECQVLSGVGQSSWGPVVYGVTDTVHADEAEAAARDALADRGLEGRVILAEAAETGARVRTVSDQR comes from the coding sequence ATGGCGACCGTCAGCGCAGGTGCGCGCCTCCACGTCGGCTTCCAGAACCTCTCGCTCGCTCGCGAGCGACTCTACGGCGGTATCGGTATCGGGCTCGCGGAGCCGCGAGTCACCGTCACCGCCGAGCCGGCCGAGAGCGTCGACGCCGCCGACCGTCTGGTCCGGGAGTACGCCGATCGCGCGACGGACATCCTCGACGTTTCCGGCGTCGCGGTCTCGATCGAAGAGCGGTTGCCCCGCCACGTCGGGCTCGGCAGCGGGACCCAGCTCGCGCTCGCCGTGCTCACGGCGACGGCGCGAGCGCACGGCCTCGAGCCGCGGATCCGCGACCGTGCGCCGGCGATGGGGCGGGGCGGTCGCAGCGGCGTCGGCGTCGCGACCTTCGAGGACGGCGGCTTCGTCGTCGACGCCGGCCATCCGACCAACCGGTTCACGACCGAGCCGCCGGCGGAGGGCGACTGGACGGTGCCGCCGGTCGTCGCCCGCCACGACCTACCCCCCGAGTGGCGGTTTCTGGTCGTCGTTCCGGACGCCGAGCCCGGCCGTAGCGGCGACGACGAGGACGCGAGCATGCGCGCCGTCGTCGAACGCGCCGATCCCGCCATCGCCGACGAACTCGCCGGCGTCGTCACTCGCAAACTGCTGCCGGCCGCCGCCGCCGGCCGCCTCGAGCCCTTCGGCGAGGCCGTCGCCGAAATCGGCCGCAAGAACGGTGCCTGGTACGCCGACGCGCAGGGCGGGGTCTTCCGACCGCCCGCGGGCGAGCTCGTCGAAGCGCTCGAGGAGTGTCAGGTCCTCTCGGGCGTCGGTCAGTCGTCGTGGGGTCCGGTCGTCTACGGCGTGACCGATACCGTCCACGCCGACGAGGCCGAAGCTGCGGCTCGGGATGCACTCGCGGACCGCGGACTCGAGGGGCGAGTTATTCTCGCGGAAGCGGCGGAGACGGGCGCTCGAGTTCGGACGGTCAGCGACCAACGGTAG